DNA from Streptomyces sp. Edi4:
AGCTCGTCGAGGCCGCGGACGACCGCGAGGGCGTCGGCGCGCTTGCGGGCCCGCAGGTCGTTCTCGGTGAAGCGCCTGAACTCGGCCGACTTGGCGCGCAGTTCCTCGCTCTCCTCGCTCGCGTACGCCTCGGGGAAGAGGCGGGCGAGCGCCGGGTCGGTGGGCGGCTCGCTGGGGCCCTCGGCGAAGAGGGCGGCCAGCGGGTCCTCCTCCTCGGCGGCCTGGTCGCCGGGTCCGATGAGTTCGAGCAGCTGGACGGCGAGGGAGCGCAGGATGGCGATCTCGACCTCGTCGAACGCGGCGGCGGCGCCACCGCGCGGCAGCGCCTCGAAGCCGCTCACGGCCCCGGCCATCAGCCGCGGTCCTGGGTGAGCGTGGCCCACAGGCCGTAGCCGTGCATGGCCTGCACGTCGCGTTCCATCTCCTCGCGGCTGCCGCTGGAGACCACGGCCCGTCCCTTGTGGTGCACGTCGAGCATCAGCTGGTGGGCCTTGTCCTTGGAGTAGCCGAAGTAGGACTGGAAGACGTACTGCACGTAACTCATGAGATTGACGGGGTCGTTGTGGACGAGCGTCACCCAGGGCACGTCGGGCTCGGCGACGGGAAGGTCCGACTCCGCCGACTCGGGACGTTCGATCTCTACCGGGGCAACGCTCACGACTTGGGGCGACCTTGTCTCTTCTGCCGGGGCCG
Protein-coding regions in this window:
- the clpS gene encoding ATP-dependent Clp protease adapter ClpS, giving the protein MSVAPVEIERPESAESDLPVAEPDVPWVTLVHNDPVNLMSYVQYVFQSYFGYSKDKAHQLMLDVHHKGRAVVSSGSREEMERDVQAMHGYGLWATLTQDRG
- a CDS encoding DUF2017 domain-containing protein, which produces MAGAVSGFEALPRGGAAAAFDEVEIAILRSLAVQLLELIGPGDQAAEEEDPLAALFAEGPSEPPTDPALARLFPEAYASEESEELRAKSAEFRRFTENDLRARKRADALAVVRGLDELSPRGDGGAVLKLTADDARHWLGALNDLRLTIATRLDITDEDESGELYRLPDDDPRKPMVMAYLWLGVLQETLIDTLMP